The Mauremys reevesii isolate NIE-2019 linkage group 1, ASM1616193v1, whole genome shotgun sequence genome has a segment encoding these proteins:
- the LOC120395471 gene encoding olfactory receptor 52D1-like, giving the protein MAVFNLTHSDASAFILTGIPGLEAAHMWISIPFSTFYIMGLLGNFTLLFVIGKQQTLHKPMYLLLCMLAVTEIGTSTSVVPKVLCIFWFNLKGITVGGCLTQMFFLHAGTVMHSAVLVTMAFDRYVAICNPLRYATIVTNARIAKLGLVGLLRAFLLILPLPLLLSRQPFCANRIIVHTYCDHMAVAKLSCGDITVNRMYGLVIVFVVIMLDLLLIALSYGLIIRAVLRVSSKKGRQKALSTCTAHIAVMMMSYPSSLLSTLTYRFGQGIAPHVHIILANMYYLLLPMFNPIIYGAKTGELREKLLKYTCRM; this is encoded by the coding sequence ATGGCAGTTTTCAACCTCACCCACTCTGATGCTTCAGCATTCATCTTAACGGGCATCCCTGGCCTGGAAGCTGCCCATATgtggatttccatccctttctctacTTTCTACATTATGGGCCTGTTGGGAAATTTCACACTTCTGTTTGTTATAGGCAAGCAGCAGACTCTGCACAAGCCAATGTACCTGCTGCTATGCATGCTGGCAGTCACAGAAATCGGCACGTCTACCTCCGTCGTGCCAAAGGTGCTGTgcatattttggttcaatttgaaagGAATTACTGTGggtggctgcctcacccagatgttcttccttcatGCGGGTACAGTTATGCATTCAGCCGTCCTTGTGACAATGGCCTTTGATCGCTAtgttgccatatgtaaccctctgagatacGCCACAATTGTCACCAATGCACGAATAGCTAAGCTAGGGCTAGTGGGTTTGCTAAGAGCTTTTCTCTTAATTCTGCCCTTGCCACTGCTCCTGAGCAGGCAGCCGTTCTGTGCCAACCGCATTATCGTCCACACGTACTGCGACCATATGGCTGTGGCAAAGCTGTCGTGTGGGGACATCACAGTCAATAGGATGTACGGTTTGGTAATAGTATTTGTAGTCATCATGTTAGACCTGTTGCTTATTGCCCTGTCCTATGGTCTGATCATCAGGGCTGTACTCAGAGTATCCTCCAAGAAAGGCCGCCAGAAAGCCCTCAgcacctgcacagcccacatTGCTGTGATGATGATGTCTTATCCTTCCTCCCTCTTATCCACTCTGACATACCGGTTCGGTCAGGGAATTGCTCCCCATGTTCACATCATCTTGGCCAACATGTAttacctcctcctccccatgttcaACCCTATCATTTATGGGGCCAAAACTGGAGAGCTTCGTGAGAAATTGCTTAAATACACTTGCAGAATGTGA
- the LOC120395458 gene encoding olfactory receptor 52E2-like has protein sequence MADFNLSDSDRSSFILMGIPGLEAAHIWISIPFSTFYIIGLLGNFMVLFVVGKEQTLHEPMYLLLCMLALTEIGASTSIVPKALCIFWFNLKGITLGGCLTQMFFLHAGSVTHSAVLVTMAFDRYVAICNPLRYATILTNERIAKLGLVCLTRAVLFVLPLPLLLSRQPFCANRLIPHTYCDHMAVAKMSCGDITVNRTYGLVIVFIVLGFDLTLIALSYGLIIRAILRIPSKEAHQKALSTCTAHICVMMMAYPIFLFSTLTYRFGQDIAPYVHIILANLYYLFLPALNPIVYGVKTKELRDKMRKYICGMSSTGGSDSKPQ, from the coding sequence ATGGCAGATTTCAACCTCAGTGATTCTGACCGTTCATCATTCATCCTAATGGGAATCCCCGGCCTGGAAGCTGCTcacatctggatttccatccctttctctacATTCTACATTATCGGCCTGTTGGGAAATTTCATGGTTCTGTTTGTTGTAGGCAAAGAGCAGACCCTACATGAACCAATGTACCTGCTGCTTTGCATGCTGGCGCTCACAGAAATTGGTGCATCTACTTCCATTGTGCCAAAGGCACTAtgtatattttggttcaatttgaaagGAATTACTTTAggtggctgcctcacccagatgttcttccttcacGCGGGTTCTGTGACACATTCAGCCGTCCTCGTGACAATGGCCTTTGATCGCTacgttgccatatgtaaccctctgagatacGCCACCATCCTCACAAATGAACGAATAGCTAAGCTAGGGCTAGTGTGTTTGACAAGAGCTGTTCTCTTCGTtctgcccctgcctctgctcctgagcaggcagccattctgtgccaaccgCCTTATCCCCCACACGTACTGCGACCATATGGCTGTGGCGAAGATGTCGTGTGGGGACATCACAGTGAACAGGACGTACGGCTTGGTGATAGTATTTATAGTCCTTGGGTTTGACCTGACACTCATTGCCCTGTCCTATGGTCTGATCATCAGGGCCATCCTCAGAATCCCCTCCAAGGAAGCCCACCAGAAAGCCCTCAgcacctgcacagcccacatctgtgtgatgATGATGGCTTATCCTATCTTCCTTTTCTCCACTCTGACATATCGATTTGGTCAGGATATTGCTCCCTACGTACACATCATCTTGGCCAATCTGTATTATCTCTTCCTTCCCGCGCTCAACCCTATTGTTTATGGCGTCAAAACCAAAGAGCTCCGTGACAAAATGCGCAAATACATCTGTGGAATGTCATCAACTGGGGGCAGTGATTCCAAACCTCAGTGA
- the LOC120395450 gene encoding olfactory receptor 52N4-like: MAALNFTYSDPSTFILMGVPGMEDVHIWISIPFATCYIMCLLGNFMVLFVVIKEETLQKPMYLLICMLALTDITKSSTVMPKALCIFWFNLKGITMGGCLTQIFFLHSVGFVQSGVLMLMAIDRYVAICNPLRYPTILTNARIAMLGLAGLVRAVLFMVPLPLTLSRLPFCDNHIIPQTQCEHMLLAMISCGDITFNRTYSFVIPFLLMGSDLMLIALSYGLIIRDVLRISSKRAHQKALNTCTAHVCVLVMFYTPVLFTILTIRFSGDITPYGRIILSVLYHLVPPVLNPIIYGVKTQELRDKVGKYTCRR, encoded by the coding sequence ATGGCAGCTTTGAACTTCACCTACTCTGATCCGTCAACATTTATCCTAATGGGCGTCCCTGGCATGGAAGATGTccacatctggatttccatccctttcgCTACCTGCTACATTATGTGCCTGTTGGGAAATTTCATGGTTCTGTTTGTTGTAATCAAAGAGGAGACCCTGCAAAAGCCGATGTACCTGCTGATCTGCATGCTGGCGCTCACAGACATCACCAAGTCTAGTACAGTCATGCCAAaggcactgtgtatattttggttcaatttgaaagGCATTACTATGggtggctgcctcacccagattTTCTTCCTTCACTCAGTTGGTTTTGTGCAGTCTGGTGTTCTCATGCTAATGGCCATTGACCGCTAtgttgccatatgtaacccttTGAGATACCCTACCATCCTCACCAACGCACGAATAGCTATGCTAGGGCTTGCGGGTTTGGTAAGAGCTGTTCTCTTCATGGTGCCCCTGCCCTTGACCCTGAGTAGGCTGCCATTCTGTGACAACCACATTATCCCCCAAACACAATGCGAGCACATGCTTTTGGCAATGATATCGTGTGGGGATATCACATTCAACAGGACATACAGCTTCGTGATACCATTTTTACTCATGGGGTCAGATCTGATGCTTATTGCCTTGTCCTATGGTCTCATCATTAGGGACGTCCTCCGAATCTCCTCCAAAAGAGCCCACCAGAAAGCcctcaacacctgcacagcccacGTTTGCGTACTGGTGATGTTTTATACTCCCGTCCTCTTCACCATCCTGACAATCCGGTTCAGTGGAGACATCACTCCCTATGGTCGCATCATCTTGTCCGTCCTCTATCACCTTGTTCCTCCTGTGCTCAACCCCATCATTTATGGGGTCAAAACCCAAGAGCTGCGTGATAAAGTGGGAAAATACACTTGCAGAAGGTGA